A region of the Arthrobacter sp. FW306-07-I genome:
CCGACCGGGAGAAGCCGACCTGCAGGCCGTAGGAAGCAGCAAACGTCAGGTACACGGCACTGACCGCGAACGGGCCGGTAACCAGAAGGACGGTCACGATCAGGGTCCGTGGATGTTTGAAGACCTCAGCTAGGGGCGCCTTCTGGCGGCCCGGATCCTGCGACTGTTTCTTTTGCTCAGCCAGGAAGACGGGGCTCTCGCTCACACCCAGGCGGATCCACAGGCCAATAATCACCAAAACGGCCGAGAACAGGAACGGAATCCGCCATCCCCAGGCCAGGAGCTGCGCTTGGGTCATGAGTGCGGCGACGGCAGCGAACACTCCGTTGGCAACGAGGATTCCGCCCGTAAGACCAATTTGCGGGAAACTGCTCGAGAACCCGCGGCGCTTGGGTGAGTGTTCCATCGCCATGAGGACCGCGCCGCCCCATTCACCGCCAGCTGCCACACCCTGAACGAGGCGGAGCAGCAACAGCAGAATGGGTGCCGCGACCCCGATCTGGGCGTATGTCGGCAACAAACCCATGGCAGCGGTGCAGATGCCCATCGCAACGATCGACAGGACCAGCATCTGCTTCCGGCCAACTCGGTCACCGAAGTGGCCCCAAATGGCTCCGCCGAGGGGGCGGGCAAAGAATCCGATAGCCAGGGTCGTGAACGCCAGAAACGTCCCGACGAGCGGATCGAATTCTGGAAAGAACAGGGCGTTAAAGACGATGGCCGATGCGATGCCGAACAGATAGAAGTCGTACCACTCGATCAGAGCGCCGATCAGGCTTGAAACCAGAACGCGTCGCCGTTCATTGGGGGGAGTAACCGGCAGCTCCGGTTCCAGTTCAACCCGTTCCGCCGGGCTTGAAGTACTCGTCATTGAGTCGTCCATCTAGGCCTCCGTGTAAGGACCGGGGCGATTCCCCGTTCTCGAGGACTCTAGCTTTTATATTTTATAAAATCAAGAGTTTTCGTGACTGACATCACTAACGTAGAGGACGGTTGAACGCACCGCCCTCCAACCCATCAGAGTATGAGGGGTGGCGTCATCCCTTCGGTCCAGGTGTCTAGACGACCGGAGTCGATGCTCCTTTTGACCCTAGGGTTCCTGGAACAGCGAACAGGCGGCGTATTCGGCAGTTCTGAGCTGACATGGTCAGGTGAAACCGCCCCAGCCAACGCTCGGGAAATAGTCCTTTCGAAGGCGCTCCCCGCCAGCGCTAAAGCGCCGATAGTAAATATTCTGTAAATCTGTACCGGCTGGGCCGAGCCGGGAGTAGTTTGTCCGATTGGGTGACTTCCGCTGTGTAGCCGAAGACCCTGCAGGGGGAGTGCAGGGTCTTCGGGATCGCGGGGTTTGTTAGGCGGGTTGGCCGGCGAGGCCGTATGCCTCGTCGTCGGACGCTTGGGGGATTTTCATCTCGAAGGTCTCTGTGATGGAGGTGTAGTCGTGGTATCCCATTCGGGCCAGGGGCCGGATTTTCGGGATGTCGAGTCGGCCGTCGGGGGTGAGGACTTCGTCGTTGATGTGGATCCGTTCGACCTGTGCGAAGACGATGTCGATGGTCCCGACGTTGGAGTTGCCAGTCATTCTGTGTGTTGAGAGGTACTTGCATTCGAAATGAACGGGGCTCTCGGCAACCATGGGTGTGGGGGAGAGCTCGGCGTATCGCTTGCTG
Encoded here:
- a CDS encoding MFS transporter gives rise to the protein MTSTSSPAERVELEPELPVTPPNERRRVLVSSLIGALIEWYDFYLFGIASAIVFNALFFPEFDPLVGTFLAFTTLAIGFFARPLGGAIWGHFGDRVGRKQMLVLSIVAMGICTAAMGLLPTYAQIGVAAPILLLLLRLVQGVAAGGEWGGAVLMAMEHSPKRRGFSSSFPQIGLTGGILVANGVFAAVAALMTQAQLLAWGWRIPFLFSAVLVIIGLWIRLGVSESPVFLAEQKKQSQDPGRQKAPLAEVFKHPRTLIVTVLLVTGPFAVSAVYLTFAASYGLQVGFSRSDLLTASIVAAAVGVIGQPIFATWSDYIGRKKVVASGLILQAVTGVVFFAQMNAGSVPGLYWSISLISVAHAICYAPLAAWLGELFPTHLRYTGSSMGYQIAGTLGGGLAPAICTALLITAGGAPHSELVVGFTAAISLLSLIGVLMAKETYKAKL